In Zobellia roscoffensis, the following are encoded in one genomic region:
- a CDS encoding THUMP-like domain-containing protein — translation MSVLLKKPIFTNVSNSELAEQLEARKKSEKKLPTWFSASNIYYPNKLNIEQTSSEITAKYKADLVSGKSLVDVTGGLGIDSYFFSKKTDQVHHCELDPNLSEIAAHNFKILEAINVKTHAQNGLDLIKNSKTNFDWIYIDPSRRDNLKQRVFLLSDCLPNVVENLDLLFSKSDNILIKTAPLLDISAGINELNHIKEIHIIAINNDVKELLWVLQKGYHGGISIKTINKSAQNNQTFDFPLNSEKEVVSEFSKPLTYLYEPNAAILKSGAFKIIGQATQLKKLHTNTHLYTSDKLLDFPGRRFIIEDVLPYNKSALKKAGIKNANITTRNFPESVATIRKKMKIKDGGEIYLFFTKDFLENVIVLQCKKVKF, via the coding sequence ATGTCAGTTTTACTCAAAAAACCTATTTTCACCAATGTTTCCAATAGTGAACTGGCAGAACAGCTCGAAGCACGTAAAAAATCAGAAAAAAAACTACCAACTTGGTTTTCTGCCAGTAATATATACTACCCCAACAAATTAAATATTGAGCAAACTTCTTCCGAAATTACAGCGAAATATAAAGCGGATTTAGTCAGTGGAAAATCTCTTGTAGATGTCACTGGAGGACTAGGTATTGACAGCTATTTTTTCAGCAAGAAAACAGATCAAGTTCATCACTGTGAACTAGACCCAAATCTATCTGAAATTGCAGCTCATAATTTTAAAATTTTGGAAGCCATCAACGTAAAAACGCATGCGCAAAATGGCTTGGACCTTATAAAGAATTCTAAGACCAATTTTGATTGGATTTACATTGACCCATCAAGAAGAGATAATTTAAAGCAACGTGTTTTTTTACTCTCGGATTGTCTACCCAATGTTGTCGAAAATTTGGATTTATTATTCTCCAAATCCGATAATATTCTTATAAAAACAGCTCCCTTATTAGATATTTCCGCAGGAATAAATGAACTGAATCACATTAAGGAAATACATATAATTGCCATAAATAATGATGTAAAAGAATTACTATGGGTTTTACAAAAAGGGTATCATGGAGGCATTTCTATAAAAACTATAAATAAAAGCGCTCAAAACAATCAAACCTTTGATTTTCCCCTTAATTCCGAAAAAGAAGTGGTTTCTGAGTTCTCGAAACCATTAACCTACCTCTACGAACCCAATGCAGCCATCCTGAAATCAGGCGCATTCAAAATCATTGGCCAAGCAACACAATTAAAGAAACTCCATACCAACACCCATTTGTACACTTCAGATAAGCTGCTTGATTTTCCTGGTCGCAGGTTTATAATAGAAGACGTCCTTCCTTACAATAAATCGGCTTTAAAAAAAGCAGGAATCAAGAATGCAAACATAACTACAAGGAACTTTCCTGAAAGCGTAGCTACCATTAGAAAGAAGATGAAAATTAAAGATGGTGGAGAAATCTATCTGTTTTTTACCAAAGATTTTCTCGAAAACGTTATAGTTCTACAGTGCAAAAAGGTCAAATTTTAA
- a CDS encoding AI-2E family transporter produces the protein MDAKTISQGILRSVGIILGVALLLYFLWMIQSVIAYLAIAAVIALIGRPVVFFLRRKLKVPNTLAVIITMVLMVGILAGIIALFVPLLTEQGKNLSLLDINQLEQNLDSLHDQIVNFIGTAPNVVDEIIEETDFEKTIVDSLNIGFIPNFLNSFLNVLSTASIGLFSVLFISFFFLKDSNLFQSGILAFVNESNEKRTIHSINKINNLLSRYFVGLLLQIFILFIIYTITLLIVGIENAIVIAFLCALFNIIPYVGPIIGGVIMIVLTMTSNLGMDFSTIILPKAGYVLIGLLVGQLVDNFFSQPLIFSNSVKSHPLEIFLIIIIAGLLFGVVGMIVAVPGYTAIKVILKEFLSENRLVKSLTKSL, from the coding sequence ATGGACGCAAAAACAATTAGCCAAGGTATTCTACGCTCAGTAGGCATTATACTTGGTGTAGCGCTATTACTTTACTTTTTATGGATGATACAATCCGTAATTGCATATTTAGCTATTGCAGCGGTAATCGCCCTAATAGGGAGACCCGTTGTATTTTTCCTTAGACGTAAATTAAAAGTGCCCAACACCTTGGCGGTTATAATTACAATGGTCCTAATGGTAGGTATCTTAGCCGGGATTATAGCCCTTTTTGTACCCTTACTTACCGAACAAGGTAAAAACCTTTCTTTACTAGACATAAATCAACTGGAACAAAACCTAGACTCCTTACATGATCAAATTGTGAATTTCATAGGAACCGCACCTAACGTGGTTGATGAAATTATTGAAGAAACGGACTTTGAAAAGACCATTGTAGATAGTTTAAACATTGGTTTTATCCCCAATTTTCTTAATTCATTTTTAAATGTATTAAGTACAGCCAGTATTGGTCTGTTTTCTGTTCTTTTCATCTCTTTCTTTTTCTTAAAGGATAGCAACCTTTTTCAAAGCGGAATCTTGGCTTTTGTAAACGAGAGTAACGAAAAACGAACCATTCATTCTATAAATAAAATCAATAATCTTCTTTCCAGATATTTTGTTGGTTTACTACTTCAGATTTTTATTTTGTTCATAATCTACACCATAACATTGCTCATTGTAGGTATTGAAAATGCCATTGTAATTGCCTTCCTATGTGCCCTGTTCAACATCATTCCTTATGTAGGTCCGATCATTGGTGGAGTCATCATGATCGTACTTACAATGACAAGTAATTTGGGCATGGATTTTAGCACTATAATTTTGCCGAAAGCAGGCTATGTTTTAATAGGATTATTAGTAGGACAGTTAGTGGATAATTTCTTTTCTCAACCTTTGATTTTTTCAAATAGCGTAAAGTCTCATCCGCTTGAAATTTTCTTAATAATAATTATTGCAGGACTACTCTTTGGGGTAGTAGGAATGATAGTTGCCGTACCCGGATACACCGCAATTAAGGTGATTTTGAAGGAGTTTCTATCCGAAAATAGGCTGGTTAAATCACTTACCAAAAGTTTATAG
- a CDS encoding DUF4159 domain-containing protein: protein MKQLSYFVIIFTLALAQVQAQEVAILKYNGGGDWYANPTALPNLIRFCNENAGTEINEKPQTVEVGSSTIFQYPFLHMTGHGNVVFSDEEADNLRTYLFSGGFLHIDDNYGMAPYLKKALEKVFPNSTLEELGSDHPIFKEIFKFPDGLPKIHEHDGKRPQALGVFQENRLVLLFTTESDLGDGWEDPSVHNDPEEIRTKALQMGANIMNYAFKN, encoded by the coding sequence ATGAAACAACTTTCGTATTTCGTTATTATCTTCACCCTAGCATTAGCACAGGTTCAAGCGCAAGAAGTTGCTATTTTAAAATATAATGGCGGCGGGGATTGGTATGCGAACCCCACGGCCCTACCCAATCTAATTAGGTTTTGTAATGAAAATGCCGGTACTGAAATAAATGAGAAACCCCAAACCGTAGAAGTGGGTAGCAGTACTATTTTTCAATATCCGTTTTTACACATGACAGGACATGGAAATGTAGTTTTTTCCGACGAAGAGGCAGATAATTTAAGAACCTATCTTTTTTCCGGTGGATTTTTACATATTGACGACAATTACGGCATGGCCCCTTACCTAAAAAAAGCACTAGAAAAGGTTTTCCCTAACAGTACTTTAGAAGAGCTAGGTAGTGACCATCCTATTTTTAAAGAAATTTTCAAGTTTCCCGATGGATTACCTAAAATCCATGAGCACGACGGAAAAAGACCTCAAGCTTTGGGTGTTTTTCAAGAAAACCGACTCGTACTGTTATTCACTACAGAAAGTGATTTGGGTGATGGCTGGGAAGACCCATCCGTGCATAATGACCCTGAAGAAATTAGAACAAAAGCACTACAAATGGGTGCCAATATAATGAACTATGCCTTTAAAAATTAG
- a CDS encoding 16S rRNA (uracil(1498)-N(3))-methyltransferase, with protein sequence MQLFYNPDLDKSISQFTFSQEESRHIVKVLRKKEGDILHITNGQGYIFESEILFADQKRCKAQIISTKKTYAKAHWLHIVVAPTKNNDRFEWFLEKATEIGVDEITPVFCDRSERKIIKKERLEKVIQSAMKQSLRSYLPKLNEAISFKNFIEKEQSGLLFIAHCEEEEKVDLKRRVAPDKDITILIGPEGDFSQNEIKTAYEKGFLPVSLGEYRLRTETAAIVACTTVNMINNG encoded by the coding sequence ATGCAACTATTTTATAACCCTGATTTAGACAAAAGTATTTCCCAATTCACTTTCTCGCAAGAAGAAAGTAGGCACATTGTAAAAGTGCTTCGCAAAAAAGAAGGCGATATACTACATATCACCAATGGGCAAGGCTATATTTTTGAATCTGAAATCTTATTTGCTGACCAAAAAAGATGCAAAGCTCAAATTATTTCCACTAAAAAAACATACGCCAAGGCACATTGGCTTCATATTGTGGTTGCTCCTACCAAAAATAATGACCGCTTTGAGTGGTTCTTAGAAAAAGCTACCGAAATAGGAGTGGATGAAATCACGCCCGTATTTTGCGATAGATCAGAGCGAAAAATCATAAAAAAAGAACGGTTAGAAAAGGTAATTCAATCTGCAATGAAACAGAGTTTACGCAGCTATTTACCAAAATTGAACGAAGCCATTTCTTTTAAAAATTTTATAGAAAAAGAACAAAGCGGACTTCTATTCATTGCGCATTGTGAAGAAGAAGAAAAAGTAGACTTAAAACGTAGAGTTGCACCAGACAAAGACATTACCATACTCATTGGCCCTGAAGGCGATTTTTCGCAAAATGAAATTAAAACTGCTTATGAGAAAGGTTTTCTACCCGTTTCTCTGGGCGAATACCGTCTTCGTACTGAAACTGCGGCAATTGTAGCCTGTACTACGGTAAATATGATTAATAACGGTTAA
- the tsaD gene encoding tRNA (adenosine(37)-N6)-threonylcarbamoyltransferase complex transferase subunit TsaD, translating to MKNETIYILAIESSCDDTSAAILSNKKVLSNVTATQKIHEEYGGVVPELASRAHQQNIVPVVHQALNKANIDKKLVSAIAFTRGPGLMGSLLVGTSFAKSLSLGLNIPLIEVNHMQAHILAHFIEGQPDGAPEFPFLAMTISGGHTQIVLVRDYFDMEILGETLDDAVGEAYDKSAKILGLPYPGGPLVDKYAQEGNPKAFLFPKPKVNGLNFSFSGLKTSILYFVQKETAKNPNFVKENLNDICASIQKTIVHILMDKLKKAVEQTGITQIAIGGGVSANSGIRNALKMAEKNRGWQTFIPKFEYCTDNAGMIGIVGHLKYQQNQFSKQDVTAKARYVLSSK from the coding sequence GTGAAAAACGAAACTATTTATATTCTTGCTATTGAATCTTCTTGCGATGACACATCTGCCGCTATATTAAGCAACAAAAAAGTGCTCAGTAATGTTACGGCCACTCAAAAGATTCACGAGGAATATGGGGGTGTCGTACCTGAACTTGCCTCACGGGCTCACCAACAAAACATTGTTCCGGTAGTACACCAAGCTTTGAATAAAGCAAATATCGACAAAAAACTAGTATCTGCCATAGCTTTTACACGTGGGCCCGGATTGATGGGGTCACTCCTTGTTGGCACCTCTTTCGCCAAGTCTCTCTCATTAGGTCTTAACATCCCATTGATCGAGGTAAACCATATGCAAGCTCACATCTTGGCGCATTTCATTGAAGGGCAACCAGATGGCGCTCCAGAATTTCCTTTTTTAGCTATGACGATTAGCGGCGGACACACACAAATTGTCCTAGTTAGAGACTATTTTGACATGGAAATTCTAGGAGAAACCCTTGATGATGCTGTTGGTGAAGCTTATGATAAAAGTGCAAAAATTTTAGGACTCCCCTATCCCGGAGGCCCGTTGGTAGACAAATATGCACAAGAAGGAAATCCCAAGGCTTTTCTTTTCCCTAAACCAAAAGTTAATGGGTTAAACTTTAGTTTTAGCGGATTAAAAACAAGTATTTTATATTTTGTTCAAAAAGAAACCGCTAAGAACCCAAACTTTGTTAAAGAAAACTTGAACGACATCTGTGCATCCATTCAAAAAACGATTGTTCATATTTTAATGGATAAGCTCAAAAAAGCGGTAGAACAGACCGGAATTACTCAAATAGCTATTGGAGGTGGTGTTAGTGCTAATTCAGGTATTAGAAACGCGTTGAAAATGGCTGAGAAAAATAGAGGATGGCAAACGTTCATTCCCAAATTTGAATATTGCACGGACAACGCAGGAATGATAGGCATCGTAGGTCATTTAAAATACCAACAGAACCAATTTTCTAAGCAGGATGTTACAGCAAAAGCACGGTATGTTCTGTCTTCAAAATAA
- a CDS encoding translocation/assembly module TamB domain-containing protein — MGTVILSLPFVQTSFAKYATDTLNKDFGTNINIDKLRISLITWDTNLEGVYIEDYQKDTLFYVNKLTTSILSVRNLSKGKLEFGDIKIDELDFKLKTYLDNRNTNLEVFIDKFNDGKPRKPGTDPFFFSSSDVEISNSTFRLIDENFENELLLDFEALNIGASDFQILGPQVSADINSMAFNSQRGINVKQMSTDFKYTKQQMRFDSLRIETIGSHLKGDLVFDYERKDFADFLNKVNLTAEFVDSEVAFDEINLLYNQFGKGKTVNFSSKVSGVLNDLDTNELFLQSDNTGIRGDFNFKNLFVRKQPFIMRADMKNVTSSYYELRSLMPNILGKSLPSSFQKLGQFTIRGNTVVTENSIDAKVNLNTAIGSSYADLELSDINNIDNATYKGFVSLIDFDLGDFTDNKQLGKTTLDFNVEGQGFVQETLNTEVIGEVYAIEFNDYEYNDLKVSGILKEQLFDGTLLSNDENIQFSFKGLADFGEARNNFNFIASVDYADLNKLNFINDSISIFKGNVNMDITGNTLDNLVGDVKFTKTIFQNKNDIYYFEDFKVSSTFEDNNMRVIDINSPDIITGYLKGNFKVKELGRLVQNSLGSIYTNYRPFQISDGQTLAFNFKIYNKIVDVFFPEVKFDPNTFIKGKIVADEGDFKLNFKSPSIVAFGNEADNIDVKIDNKNPLFNTYISVSDLSTNYYDVKDFNLINTTLKDTLFFRTEFKGGSELNDSYNLNFYHTFNKDNKSVIGLKTSDVNFKGNKWVLNKDGDNKNKVVINRTLDSIDIREIVMNNSAQEQIRLKGQLADSTYKDLQLQFKIVSLNKITPAIDSLKLQGEVNGTLNILQKDNIYLPSSNLAVEDFSINDMRLGDLTVGIVGNKDLTEFAVNSQITDKGLEKLSVVGNVSNKGDIPTSNLLVSLDKFDLEPFAPLGEDVINNIRGFVSGNARIQGPVDNPDFSGVLTLDKAGLGIPYLNVDYNFAANSRVNLDKQMFDFDQIKITDVDKKTKATLDGTITHSFFDNWVLDLNVDTKNDRLLILNTDFEEEVLYYGTGYLDGKGRIFGPTKALNIKVEGKTAKGTSLKIPLSDVASVGDYSFINFVEKNQLNQVEEERILDEFQGLELTFDLDVTPDAEVEIVTDTKTGSSLKGSGVGILLIRINTRGAFEMYGDFVVVEGQYNYKFGGVINKTFQVKPGGTIVWDREPLKATLDLEAVYALNANPAPLLDNPGYTRRIATEVVIKLTNDLESPDIEFNIDFPGTNSIVQSELEYRLQDPTVEERNALFLLAQGSFVNDQTGIDQQAVTGNLLQSASGLLNQVLGNNDKFNLGLSYEQGILDRSADYQTENRIGVTVSTQISDRLLFNGKVGVPVGGTTETVVAGNFEIQLLLNEEGTLSAKFFNRENEIQEYLADRLGYTQGVGISYEVDFNSFRELFKNILKKEEPKEKLPDPKEVPSAVMGKDSLLRFYPKDKRLN; from the coding sequence TTGGGCACAGTCATACTTTCTTTGCCGTTCGTTCAAACAAGTTTTGCCAAATATGCCACTGATACCCTAAACAAAGATTTTGGAACAAATATTAATATAGATAAACTACGTATATCCCTGATTACTTGGGATACGAACCTTGAGGGTGTTTATATTGAAGATTACCAAAAAGACACACTTTTTTACGTTAACAAACTTACTACTTCAATTCTGAGTGTTCGGAATCTGAGCAAGGGAAAACTGGAGTTTGGTGATATTAAAATTGACGAGCTCGATTTTAAATTGAAAACTTATTTAGATAATAGAAATACCAACTTAGAGGTGTTTATAGATAAGTTTAATGATGGAAAGCCTAGGAAACCGGGTACGGATCCTTTCTTTTTTTCGTCTTCAGATGTTGAGATTTCCAATAGTACTTTTCGTTTGATAGATGAAAATTTTGAAAATGAACTTTTACTGGATTTTGAAGCGTTAAATATTGGGGCATCGGATTTTCAAATTTTAGGACCTCAAGTGTCTGCAGATATTAATAGTATGGCATTTAACAGTCAGCGTGGTATTAATGTGAAGCAGATGTCAACCGATTTTAAGTATACTAAGCAACAGATGCGTTTTGACTCGTTGCGAATAGAGACCATTGGTTCTCATTTAAAAGGAGATTTGGTTTTTGATTATGAACGAAAAGATTTTGCAGATTTCTTGAATAAAGTGAATCTAACGGCAGAGTTTGTTGATTCTGAGGTTGCTTTTGATGAGATAAACCTACTGTATAATCAATTTGGAAAGGGAAAGACGGTTAATTTTTCTTCTAAAGTGAGTGGTGTATTAAACGATTTAGATACAAACGAACTTTTTTTACAGTCTGATAATACAGGAATACGAGGCGATTTTAACTTTAAAAACCTATTCGTTAGAAAGCAGCCCTTTATCATGCGGGCAGATATGAAAAATGTAACTTCTAGTTATTATGAGTTACGTTCATTAATGCCTAATATTTTGGGTAAATCGTTACCTTCTTCATTTCAAAAATTAGGGCAGTTTACTATACGGGGCAATACTGTAGTGACTGAAAACTCTATAGATGCCAAGGTGAATCTAAATACGGCAATAGGCAGTAGCTATGCGGATCTTGAGCTTTCTGACATCAATAATATAGATAATGCAACCTATAAAGGTTTCGTTTCTCTAATTGATTTTGACCTCGGCGATTTTACAGATAATAAACAGCTTGGGAAGACAACTTTGGATTTTAATGTAGAAGGGCAAGGATTTGTGCAGGAAACCCTGAATACGGAAGTGATAGGGGAGGTGTACGCTATAGAATTCAATGATTACGAATACAATGATTTAAAGGTTTCGGGAATTTTAAAGGAGCAATTGTTTGACGGTACGCTTTTAAGTAATGATGAAAACATACAGTTTAGTTTTAAAGGACTTGCTGATTTTGGGGAAGCCAGAAACAATTTTAACTTTATTGCTTCTGTTGATTATGCAGACCTGAATAAATTAAATTTCATAAACGATAGCATTTCTATATTTAAGGGGAATGTAAATATGGATATTACGGGGAATACCCTAGATAATCTGGTTGGAGATGTAAAGTTTACCAAAACCATATTTCAAAATAAGAATGACATCTATTATTTTGAAGATTTTAAGGTGTCTTCCACTTTTGAGGATAATAATATGCGTGTAATAGATATCAACTCACCAGATATTATTACGGGCTATTTAAAAGGTAATTTTAAGGTAAAGGAATTAGGGCGTTTAGTTCAAAACTCTTTAGGTAGTATTTATACCAATTATAGACCTTTTCAAATTTCTGACGGACAGACCCTTGCGTTTAATTTTAAAATCTATAATAAAATTGTAGATGTGTTTTTTCCAGAGGTTAAGTTTGATCCCAACACCTTCATAAAGGGGAAAATTGTGGCAGATGAAGGTGATTTTAAACTTAACTTTAAATCGCCCAGTATAGTAGCATTTGGTAATGAGGCAGATAATATTGATGTTAAAATTGATAATAAAAACCCGCTGTTCAATACCTATATTTCGGTTAGCGACCTATCTACAAATTATTATGATGTAAAAGACTTCAACCTAATTAATACCACTTTAAAGGATACCTTGTTTTTTAGGACGGAATTTAAAGGAGGTAGCGAGTTGAATGATAGCTATAACCTTAACTTTTATCACACATTTAACAAGGACAATAAGTCTGTAATTGGTTTAAAAACATCTGACGTAAACTTTAAAGGGAACAAATGGGTTCTTAATAAAGACGGAGACAATAAGAACAAAGTGGTTATTAACCGTACGTTAGATAGTATAGATATTCGCGAGATTGTTATGAACAATAGCGCGCAAGAGCAGATTAGGTTAAAAGGACAATTGGCAGATTCTACATATAAAGACTTGCAGCTGCAGTTTAAAATTGTTTCACTTAACAAGATAACCCCTGCAATAGACAGTCTTAAGTTGCAAGGAGAGGTAAACGGTACCTTAAATATTTTGCAAAAGGATAACATTTATTTGCCGTCTTCTAATTTGGCCGTAGAAGATTTTTCAATCAATGATATGCGTTTGGGGGACCTCACCGTAGGCATTGTTGGGAATAAAGATTTGACTGAATTTGCTGTAAATTCTCAAATTACGGACAAGGGCCTTGAGAAATTAAGTGTTGTGGGCAATGTTAGTAATAAGGGGGATATACCAACCAGTAACTTGCTAGTAAGTTTAGATAAATTTGATTTAGAGCCATTTGCGCCCTTGGGTGAGGATGTTATAAATAATATTAGAGGTTTTGTTAGTGGTAATGCGCGCATTCAAGGACCGGTAGATAATCCTGATTTTAGTGGTGTTCTTACTTTGGATAAGGCTGGGTTGGGTATACCCTACCTGAATGTAGATTATAATTTTGCGGCTAATTCTAGGGTGAATCTAGATAAGCAAATGTTTGATTTTGATCAGATTAAAATTACTGATGTAGATAAAAAAACAAAGGCAACATTAGACGGTACAATTACACATTCCTTTTTTGATAATTGGGTACTAGATTTAAATGTAGACACCAAGAATGACCGTCTTTTAATATTGAATACAGATTTTGAGGAAGAGGTTCTGTATTATGGTACGGGTTATTTAGATGGAAAAGGAAGAATATTTGGGCCAACGAAGGCGCTGAATATAAAGGTTGAAGGAAAAACGGCTAAGGGGACTTCTTTAAAGATTCCGTTGAGTGATGTGGCATCCGTAGGGGATTATTCATTCATAAATTTTGTAGAAAAGAATCAATTAAACCAAGTTGAAGAAGAACGTATTCTTGATGAATTTCAAGGGTTGGAGCTCACGTTTGATCTAGATGTTACGCCAGATGCCGAGGTTGAAATTGTTACGGACACTAAAACTGGTAGTTCCTTAAAGGGTAGTGGGGTTGGTATTTTATTAATCCGAATCAATACCCGCGGTGCTTTTGAAATGTATGGCGATTTTGTTGTTGTGGAAGGGCAGTACAATTATAAGTTTGGAGGTGTAATCAATAAGACTTTTCAAGTAAAACCCGGAGGTACTATTGTTTGGGATCGGGAGCCGCTAAAAGCAACGTTAGACCTAGAAGCAGTATATGCTTTAAATGCGAATCCGGCACCTTTATTGGATAATCCTGGCTACACTAGACGAATAGCTACAGAAGTAGTTATTAAGTTAACGAATGACCTTGAAAGTCCAGATATTGAGTTTAATATTGATTTTCCGGGGACAAATTCTATCGTACAGTCAGAGCTGGAATATAGACTACAGGATCCCACTGTTGAAGAACGAAATGCCCTTTTTCTATTGGCGCAGGGTTCTTTTGTAAATGACCAAACCGGTATAGATCAGCAGGCGGTAACGGGTAACTTGTTACAGTCGGCATCTGGGCTGTTGAATCAAGTTTTAGGAAACAATGACAAATTTAACCTTGGGTTGTCTTACGAGCAGGGTATTTTAGATAGGAGTGCAGATTATCAAACAGAAAATAGGATAGGGGTTACTGTATCTACCCAAATAAGTGATCGCTTACTTTTTAATGGTAAGGTAGGGGTTCCGGTTGGAGGAACCACAGAAACTGTTGTGGCGGGTAATTTTGAAATTCAATTGTTATTGAATGAAGAAGGAACTTTGAGCGCTAAGTTTTTCAACCGAGAAAATGAAATACAAGAATATTTAGCAGATAGATTAGGGTACACGCAAGGTGTAGGTATCTCTTATGAGGTAGATTTTAACAGTTTTAGAGAGCTTTTTAAGAATATATTGAAAAAAGAAGAGCCCAAAGAAAAACTTCCAGATCCAAAGGAAGTGCCAAGTGCCGTAATGGGTAAGGATAGTCTATTAAGATTTTATCCAAAAGATAAACGGTTAAATTAA
- the pfkA gene encoding 6-phosphofructokinase: MASEIKKIGVLTSGGDSPGMNAAIRSVVRTCAYMKVDCVGIYRGYQGMIEGDFKPMDARSVNNIINKGGTILKSARCDDFRTPEGRKKAYEQLQAEGIDAFVVIGGDGSFTGAMVFNQEYHFPIIGIPGTIDNDIFGTSNTVGFDTAMNTVVDVIDKIRDTASSHNRLFFVEVMGRDVGHIALNVGVGAGAEEILIPEANRGLERLLESLKRSKKSGKSSSIVVVAEGDKIGKSVFELKEYVEEHLPIYDVRVSVLGHMQRGGSPSCYDRVLASRMGVKAVESLLEGQTNFMVGIQNNKIILTPISKAIKGHTKIDKELIRVSEIMTT; the protein is encoded by the coding sequence ATGGCTTCAGAAATAAAGAAAATAGGTGTTTTGACCTCAGGAGGAGATTCCCCTGGTATGAATGCAGCAATACGCTCCGTGGTTAGAACTTGTGCCTACATGAAAGTAGATTGCGTAGGTATCTATAGAGGATATCAGGGCATGATAGAAGGGGATTTTAAACCGATGGATGCCAGAAGCGTTAACAACATAATCAATAAGGGTGGTACCATTCTTAAATCTGCACGTTGTGACGACTTTAGAACTCCAGAAGGTAGGAAAAAGGCCTACGAGCAATTACAGGCAGAAGGTATAGATGCATTTGTTGTAATTGGTGGAGATGGTAGCTTTACAGGAGCTATGGTGTTCAACCAAGAATATCACTTTCCTATTATAGGAATACCTGGTACAATTGATAATGATATATTTGGAACATCCAATACAGTTGGCTTTGACACCGCCATGAATACCGTTGTGGATGTAATTGATAAAATTAGAGATACAGCTAGTTCGCATAACAGACTTTTCTTTGTAGAGGTTATGGGTAGAGATGTAGGTCATATTGCTTTAAACGTTGGTGTTGGAGCAGGAGCGGAAGAAATTTTGATTCCTGAGGCTAACCGTGGTCTTGAGCGTTTGCTTGAATCGTTGAAACGAAGCAAAAAATCAGGAAAATCCTCCAGTATCGTTGTAGTTGCCGAAGGTGATAAGATAGGCAAAAGTGTCTTTGAGCTTAAGGAATATGTAGAGGAGCATTTGCCAATATATGACGTAAGAGTGTCTGTGTTAGGCCATATGCAGCGTGGTGGTTCTCCATCTTGTTATGACAGGGTCTTGGCAAGTAGAATGGGTGTAAAAGCTGTGGAGAGTTTGTTGGAAGGCCAGACTAATTTTATGGTAGGTATACAGAACAACAAAATTATATTAACTCCTATCAGTAAGGCTATAAAAGGGCATACAAAAATAGATAAGGAGCTTATTCGAGTTTCAGAAATAATGACAACATAA